Genomic DNA from Anthonomus grandis grandis chromosome 2, icAntGran1.3, whole genome shotgun sequence:
TGTTGATTAACACAAGGTGTTATGTACTCTGCAACTTAGATTCCAACCAAACTGCAGCACAAATGATTCCATTTTTAGGGTTTAGGAGAGCTTATATTTGGGTATCAATAATGGCAAGGCTGCTGCATCTGCTTTCTGTGATCTTTCAAAGACATTTGATTGCGTAAATTATGGAATCCTGTTTCAAAAGCTTTCTCATTATAGATTAAGGGGAGTAGGCTTGGAATGGCTAAAGTCATATTTATCCAATCAGAGACAAAAGGTTTGTATGAATTCCATTGAATCTGATGTCTAATAATCTAAACTCCTGGGGCGTTCCTTAGGGTCCTGTTCTGGCGCCCTTgctgtttttgatttttgtggTGTTTGTTGACACTGAATTTTGATTTCTTAACTACTGGATGGTTAAATTAAAGACTAGAATTTTGTGGATTTAAAATCTACTTATATTTTTGTATGTCTATACTTAACACCAGAGAAGGAATGATACATGCTTCTTGCTACCGAATTACTCTCACTATATTATAATTAGGTGGGGATGCACTTCCGCCTTTTTGCCAACCTAACTCACAATTTCAGTATACAAACTAAAGgcggtaaaattaaattattctcaATACTACAATTTTCATAAACGATTTGGTCTTCTTGAACTTCATCGATCATTTTACATTGTTTGGTGATAATACCACAATACTGAGGCACTGCAAAGATCATCACAGCGTGCAGGAGATAGCTGTACCAGATCTTATGAAGATGACATCTTGGTGCAATGCAACTCTTCTTGTACATAACATTGCCAAAACCAATAATATCATAACCTTTAGATTAGATCGGTCTTTTGATATTTCTTTtgataatattactattatgaACCGACCTGCATCAAAGTTTTTAGGTTTAACTGTTGACAGTGAGCTAAATTTTAAGGCACATGTTGTCACACTTATCCTGTGTctttgtttattgtaaaaacaGCATCATTTATTCCCAAATTCgtgaaaaactaaaatctagcAATATTATCCATATAACAAGACAAATACAAAACTTACCTCTTCCAATTCGTCTTTAAGAGATTTATTATCTACAAGAGTATAAAAGTAGATATACAATCACATTTCAAATAGTCTAAAAAGAGAAATTCAGGCACTGATAATTGGTAAGGCTTATTAAACACTTAACGAGTTTTACAGTGAtatgttttaattcttttatttctacttttattttatatgtgttTTTAATTAGTGAAGTGACTATTTATTTGTATGTGAGAATCTTTGTGTAGCGaactatatatttaatatatttgtattgaTTATTGGTGTTTTGCTTTGATTAGAAATGACAATTTGCCATCCAAAACAACGCCACTCCGTTACTCTTTTTAACGCAGTAGAACCAATGCTATAATTGAGTAAAATTGAATTGATTTAATTGTAATCCATTTAGATTACACCATTCATTTAAACTGAACAAGTCCTTCTGCAATAATTGACAAAtcgatttaataatttaatgaatgGATTGAATATTGGTATAATATCTAAACAAGTTAAAACACAAAGGACCCAAATAAGATCCCTGAAGAACAGAAAAACATTTCGACAAAAAATTCTTTATGTTTACACATAAATCTCTCAAGCAAATAACTCTATAgccattatttaatattaaaaaatattgctaaaatcaaaattggtaaattttaaagaaaatttttaatatatttttttttctagctgGTTCTTGAGGACGGCACAAGAGCAATGATAGTGGATGGCACATTGgtaactgcaaatggtcaaacTTTATTGTTGCAAGATGGCACCGATTTGAGCCAGTATTCTTTTGATGAAAACACAggttttctataattttttttccagtctTCATGTTTAATTAACATCAACCTTCTAGAACAAATTGTCATTTCCAAAGAACAAGAAGATCAATTTCTGCAAGACATATCGTCCTCCTTTAAAGAAGACCCCATATTAGAAAATGCCCAAGAAAACCAACAATCACAGATgctgtatattaaaaatgatgacaatttTATACACCAAGTAGTTATTGtgatttaaaacattatttattaaaatttcttgattGATATCCATTTAAGGaacaaataaatgaaatcaGTAATGTGCCTTTAGAGGACCTCCCTTTAGAAGACGATCAGAACTTAGTCAGTTTAAGGGATGGTTATGAACTTATTAGTATTGGCCAATTACTTTTAGATGGAGCAGCTCAGCTAGATAACTCAAAGTGAGCCTGTTATTTACAGTATAAAAGCATTATTACTAGGCATTATTTTAGCTATCAATTTGCTATCTTGAAAGATGGAAAATTCTATTTACAAGCTGGCAACAATGACCTGGTGAATGCATTACACTTCAATGAGGAGGAGGTGGAAGATGTTGCCAAAAGGAAAAACTTGGTGGATCTGGATCCATCGGTCGTTACTGGTATATAAATTCTATAACTTCACtgttatttgttaaattatcatttatttagGAAGAAATATTAAGACAGGCCAAGTGATAAGTCTGTCAAATCACATGAGTAAAATAGgcattcaaaatattgaatcCTCTGTGTTGGAAAAGAAGTTTAAAGTCGAAAGTGCTGGTGGTAAGTTACATGGTGTAGTTTTATGTTACAAACTGTATTTTAATGGTTTTCAGATTTAATTAATATGGATGATGATACTCCAAGTAGGAACCTTACTAAGttgatcaataaaaaaataaccataggGCAAACTGATAAGGGGAAAAGATTGGTAGGGAAAATAGTGAATGTATTAAAGAAGGCTGATGTAACTAAAAAAGCTGCTGGTGAAATATTGAATGAGCCTGTTGAGAATAGGCTTAGTGAGGTAGAAGAGGTAAGTCAATAGGAAAATGGCATTTTCTAGAAGTTTGTAACTAAAAAAAGTGCTAAGCTTTGGACTTTTTAAGTCTTTATCAaacctactattaaaaaaatcacagctTAATGGATATAACAATTCAGTTTCTTTatgctattttttttcaaaaaaggcttttaaaacattttataagaaagaaaaaaatagatcGTTGCTTGCATACTATAGGAGTGAAGTTTGGTATTTTCAGTACTTgatgtgaattttttttcccaGGCACTAAATTTAGTAGAAAGCGAAGGCTGTGATATACTTCCTGTAAATACTGCCATCCCTAAAGACAACATTATAGATCGTGATTTTGATAATAAACCAAACAGTAGGACTGTATTAGATAACCAATCCACAGTCTTACAAAAAACAGCTGAAAGCTCAAAAATCATCGTCCAAGAAAAAATGGTTACCAAAGACTGTTTTAACGTGATAAGTAAGACTATAAGTGGCCTAATGAACATGGATAGTGTGGTTAAGAagctacaaaataaaataattatcataaaaGTAATACTTCACCGCGAGTTTCACccctgtataaatatataatttaaattttagattgtCGAAAAAACGTTTAATCATGCAATCAACGATTATTCAAAAACCATATCTTATTGTAGCGGTTGTATGGTAAGGGAATACCAGTTGGATGCCGGAGATGGGACTTATTCGGAAACGTGGAAGTTTAATCCAGATCAAAACGCAAAAGAAACCATTTTGGGGCAAGAAACTTTCGAGCTATCTAATAGAGATCGGGAGGCGTTatatcaaaattcaaaaaagtaaggCAACTAAATATatcaagtattttttatatacatatatttgtatatcatatttttattctatctatatatttaaatgtgtttCAGGTACGCGAACCTTACGATCCAAATAACAACAAACCCAAACGGCCATAAACAAACGAAGGTATTCATAAACCCGCCTGCCCTATTTCAATGCAAAGCTTGCTGTAAAAGCTTCCGAACTAGTGCACTTTTAAAAGTTCACTCATTAGAATGCCATACAAATCCAGTACaatggttatattttttatacgtaAATTTTAATACAGTTTTATTAAAGATTCTCTTAAAGGTTCAGTTGCGAGGACTgcctacaaaattttaaaacagtagAAGAATTATCGAAACATTCCAGGACCCATTTGGACAAATTAGGGGCCAAAAAGAACGGGATGTACCAATGTATGGAATGTCACATGTCGTTTTCGCGTAGTTTCGAGATTAGGCGGCACATGGATAGGCATTATAAGGCCAGTTTTACTTgccaaatttgtaaaaaaacgttAGTATTCATCTCTTCATATTACGGTCAATCTGGCATTTGGTGTTCTGGCTAATAGACATacctttaaaaatgtaatgagtaaaaaaaaaatatagaataataaaaccatTTGGAAAAGAAAGAGAATATAATCAAAGTGAAAGGAGAAATAAATTACGCTCGATTTGAGGACGGAAAGTTTTAAGAGTAAAAATCGGTTTATCTCGATTTCTGGCAACCCTACAAGTCCTATAGAAAAAGGTTAAGTGGCAAAGTTGTAGGTAATGAAAAGATctacaaattttgtatttacactttttataTAACCTCCAAatctatgtaaaaaaaaatattttttttttaaatttttggttttttatataCCAAAAACACTTTAATTTTGTCGAatagtaaaatgtattttttcgccttattttgatttattatcgAAGCAACACCCTAATTTTGCATTGAAAATTCAAGCGTCAAAATATCagctttttttagaaaatcggTGGGCTTTATGTTCGTTGAAATTTGTACTTTCTTGTAGTGTAAAAGGAAATATACGTTACTATGGGAAATGTTCTCAAAAATTATGTGAATGTTCTCAAAAAACTACATACTCAAAACTATGTTTTGATAATGTaactcatttttttcaatttcgggATGCCCATCAAAAACGATATAGCTGCCTGCGGTGTTTTTCGACATAGCGCAAGCATACATCCATGATCTTTTCccccattttatttttttgcgaaATTACTTTGTGCAGTAAAAATCCACCGTCGACGACATGCACAATGCCGTCAGAATGCGTTGGTCCATTCGTACTCGGTACTGGTAAAAACTGACATACGAAAAGGTGCAAGCTCCTATTGTAAATAAGTCTCCATATCTTATTTACTGTCGATTGTTAAAGACAggactttgttttttcttttaaatttaacactgCCAAAGTTTTCCGAAGGTCACTCAGGTATatgacttattattattattatcttatttgtttcatatttatagtattatatttcgatttatatatttttctgttaATCGATGTAACATGGACGCTTACGCTACATGGGTAATTACagtattagttttaataaaatagctcAAAATTGTCcataatgattaaaatttttttgattcgagttttttttaaccatttttcgagaatatttcttatattaccgattttttttacactatcAGAGAGTAAAGATTTTAACGAACAAAAAGTCCACcgacttttttgaaaaagctGATATTTTGACGTATGAATTCTCGATTAAAAATTAGGGTACGTTTTCGATAATAATTCAAAAGAaggtgaaaaaataaatgtttctattccaaaaagaaaaaatggcagtgtgtttaaaacataaaaaggtaagttttcatcaaatttagtaaaaaaaagtttttagtaaaagataaaaataaaaaaccaaaaacttgGTTATTTGAGTTGTCCAAGTTTTGAGATTATGTGAAAAAAGTGCAAATAACAAACCGTTTTTTACCCTAAAAACATCTTTCCGACCTCCGTtacattcatttttattatattctcttcCTTTTCCAATAGGTTTCATTCTACTATAATTTCTTTTGGTTTGACAAATTATCGACCCTGGTCTATAAACCGTTTATTAAGGCATACAGAAAGATTTATGtaataagaaaatagaaatgAAGACAATAAACATTTTCTTCAATTGACCTTTTGGCAATAAAGCTGTACAAACAGATTGACTGTTCTATGTATTAGTTagatgtaattaataaattcaagTTGTTTTTCCAGTTTCAATACAATTAAGATGCTTAACAAACACAAAGAGATGCACACGTaccaaccaaaaaaattaaatgccatTCTTAAGGGGCAGTCAGAACCCAAACCCCAACCAAGAAAAACCTACAGTTGTAATATTTGTAAAAGGCAATTTTCTAGACATTCAAATTTACTGAGACACGTCGAAATTCATCAGGGAGAAGGGGCGATGTATCAGTGTGCAGTTTGCGGCTGTTCTTACCACTAT
This window encodes:
- the LOC126748769 gene encoding uncharacterized protein LOC126748769; the encoded protein is MDFPIGVNHNGNISDISMEEIGFQQHIENDYVAYNCEEIENGNLNSNITDLVLEDGTRAMIVDGTLVTANGQTLLLQDGTDLSQYSFDENTEQIVISKEQEDQFLQDISSSFKEDPILENAQENQQSQMLYIKNDDNFIHQEQINEISNVPLEDLPLEDDQNLVSLRDGYELISIGQLLLDGAAQLDNSNYQFAILKDGKFYLQAGNNDLVNALHFNEEEVEDVAKRKNLVDLDPSVVTGRNIKTGQVISLSNHMSKIGIQNIESSVLEKKFKVESAGDLINMDDDTPSRNLTKLINKKITIGQTDKGKRLVGKIVNVLKKADVTKKAAGEILNEPVENRLSEVEEALNLVESEGCDILPVNTAIPKDNIIDRDFDNKPNSRTVLDNQSTVLQKTAESSKIIVQEKMVTKDCFNVISKTISGLMNMDSVVKKLQNKIIIIKIVEKTFNHAINDYSKTISYCSGCMVREYQLDAGDGTYSETWKFNPDQNAKETILGQETFELSNRDREALYQNSKKYANLTIQITTNPNGHKQTKVFINPPALFQCKACCKSFRTSALLKVHSLECHTNPVQWFSCEDCLQNFKTVEELSKHSRTHLDKLGAKKNGMYQCMECHMSFSRSFEIRRHMDRHYKASFTCQICKKTFNTIKMLNKHKEMHTYQPKKLNAILKGQSEPKPQPRKTYSCNICKRQFSRHSNLLRHVEIHQGEGAMYQCAVCGCSYHYISSLTRHVVSCHVTKAKERAHQQPTVQQLQESINSTQDEDLQFLQEDQIVQMIPLDSLTESLQNYEGFQFIDSDFPQGLEGVQIFQVPIEAEEAIEN